A portion of the Plasmodium relictum strain SGS1 genome assembly, chromosome: 11 genome contains these proteins:
- the SEC24A gene encoding protein transport protein Sec24A, putative, with product MQPYDYRGINNYYNNNNNDTNYNNQNNVNKPINNPFSYNSNTEITNNNIQGNENIYAQNYYHPQQLQQGIYVQNQTNIQSNNLNENIYGDGTNQNAYLNQQQYRGVANQFIPNVNNNNLKQPANVLGFDNTNNVNNAQPIINESYQELLQFNAFSHFIKSSVSYMPANTTLKQKSYVPLGFVIQPLAPIPDGYPELSSVNFGNSTVVRCKKCRTYINPFVRFESGGKKWNCNMCYHINDTPQFYFVPLDEKGKRKDLFQRPELCTGSVEFIAPSDYMIRPPQPPVYLFLIDVTVTSVNSGLLDVICNTIKKLLPKNNDINNKKSFDSRTLIGIITFDSTIHFYNLNSNLKQTQMMIVPDIQDIFIPLPEDILVNAHECQNIIDNLLDNLPNMWRNNKITDCCAGNALKAAFMVLKKIGGKLLFFLSSVPNIGDLTVNLNRETKEKSKYKNIYSSNSSGNNIVDAKLREVELLTPYNNLYAELAQNITQYQIAVDLFACPLYNLDLATIYPLIKNSGGSLYYYPQFNVHQYNEKLREELLFALTTETAWESVMRIRISRGWKITNWYGNFQFRGVDLLALPNCHSSQSFSIIVDLEENVVQDSVVYVQSALLYTNSNGERRIRLHTYALPVTQNIKTITDSINPQVVVSLLSHQAIDISKKGKIADGRNLIQTLCSQVLSSQLLPSESAKLLSIYILGMLKSVSFRDSGDVPSDLRIYHWSRIENIPVESREAYFYPRMFSLHNLEKHHGNYDENNSIMLPDTLNLTCENMTQDGCYIIEDGETIIMWIGRGINPQWVYAVFGVQSLDQLNSDYAENHIGSTGNPYGIQILNIVNALRKIRTPPYMRLIVVKQGDPLEYKFFSSLVEDRSQHMMMSLKEFLAKICPKFPQFAPALNNPHTTTHGR from the exons ATGCAGCCTTATGATTATAGAGGGATTaacaattattataataataataataatgatacaaattataataatcaaaataatgtaaataaacCAATAAATAATCCATTTTCTTATAATAGTAATACTGAGattacaaataataatatacaaggaaatgaaaatatttacgCACAAAATTACTATCATCCACAACAATTACAACAAGGAATATATGTACAAAATCAAACAAATATACaatcaaataatttaaatgaaaatatttacgGAGATGGAACAAATCAAAATGCCTATTTAAATCAACAACAATATAGAGGTGTAGCAAATCAATTTATTCCCAATGtaaacaataataatttaaaacagCCAGCAAATGTTTTAGGTTTtgataatacaaataatgtaaataatgCACAACCAATTATAAATGAATCTTATCAAGAACTTTTACAATTTAATGCTTTTTCgcattttattaaaagttcAGTAAGTTATATGCCTGCTAACACAACGTTAAAACAAAAATCTTATGTACCACTAGGTTTTGTTATACAACCATTAGCTCCAATACCTGATGGATATCCTGAATTGTCATCAGTAAATTTTGGTAATTCAACAGTTGTACGATGTAAGAAATGTCGAACATATATTAATCCTTTTGTGAGATTTGAATCAGGAGGAAAAAAGTGGAATTGTAATATGTGTTATCATATTAATGATACTCCTCAATTTTACTTTGTTCCATTAgatgaaaaaggaaaaaggaAAGATCTTTTTCAAAGACCAGAATTATGTACAGGTAGTGTAGAATTTATTGCTCCAAGTGATTACATGATAAGACCTCCTCAACCCCCtgtttatttgtttttaattgaTGTAACAGTAACTTCTGTTAATTCAGGATTATTAGATGTTATTTGTAATACtataaaaaagttattaccaaagaataatgatattaataataaaaaatcgTTTGATTCTCGCACTTTAATTGGAATTATAACTTTTGATTCTactattcatttttataatttaaattctaATTTAAAACAAACACAAATGATGATAGTTCCAGATATAcaagatatttttattccATTACCAGAAGATATATTAGTGAATGCTCATGAATGTCAAAATATTATAGACAATTTATTAGATAACTTACCTAATATGTGGaggaataataaaattactgATTGTTGTGCAGGTAATGCATTAAAAGCAGCATTTATGGTTCTGAAAAAAATAGGAGgtaaacttttattttttttgtcatCAGTGCCTAATATTGGAGATTTAACAGTTAATTTAAATAGGGAAACTAAAGAAAAAAGCAaatataagaatatatatagttCAAATAGCTCAGGAAATAATATTGTCGATGCAAAATTACGAGAAGTAGAATTATTAACTCCATACAATAATTTATATGCAGAATTAGCCCAAAATATAACACAGTATCAAATAGCGGTAGATTTATTTGCATGTCCATTATATAATCTAGATTTAGCTACAATTTATCCattgataaaaaattcaGGAGGTTCTTTATACTATTACCCGCAATTCAATGTTCAtcaatataatgaaaaattaagagaagaattattatttgcATTAACAACAGAAACTGCATGGGAATCAGTAATGAGAATAAGAATTAGTAGAGGATGGAAAATTACAAACTGGTATGGAAATTTTCAATTTAGAGGAGTTGATTTATTAGCTTTACCTAATTGTCATTCTAGTCAAAGCTTTTCTATTATTGTTGACTTAGAAGAAAATGTAGTTCAAGATTCTGTCGTCTATGTTCAATCAGCTTTACTATATACCAACTCTAATGGAGAAAGAAGAATTCGTCTTCATACTTATGCTTTACCAGTTACtcaaaatattaaaactATAACAGATTCTATTAACCCTCAAGTAGTCGTATCATTATTATCTCATCAGGCAATtgatataagtaaaaaaggaaaaatagcAGATGGAAGAAATTTAATTCAAACACTTTGCTCACAAGTGCTATCTTCTCAATTGTTACCATCAGAAAGTGCCAAATTATTATCCATATACATTTTAGGTATGTTAAAGTCAGTATCTTTTAGAGACAGTGGAGATGTTCCCTCTGACTTGAGAATATATCATTGGTCAAGAATAGAAAACATACCAGTCGAATCAAGAGAAGCATATTTTTATCCTAGAATGTTTAGTTTACATAACTTAGAAAAGCATCATGGAAattatgatgaaaataacTCTATTATGTTACCTGATACTTTGAATTTAACTTGTGAAAACATGACTCAAGATGGCTGTTATATAATTGAAGACGGAGAAACTATTATCATGTGGATAGGAAG ggGTATTAATCCACAATGGGTTTATGCAGTTTTTGGGGTTCAATCTCTAGATCAATTAAATTCAGATTATGCTGAAAATCATATag gaTCAACAGGTAATCCTTATGGAAtacaaattttaaatatagttaatgctttaagaaaaattagaaCTCCACCATATATGAGATTAATAGTTGTAAAACAAGGAGATCCATTAGAATATAA ATTTTTTTCAAGTTTAGTTGAAGATAGGTCTCAACATATGATGATGTCTCTAAAAGAATTCTTAGCAAaaattt gccCAAAATTTCCTCAATTTGCCCCTGCTTTAAATAATCCACATACTACAACACATGGtcgttaa
- the PRMT5 gene encoding protein arginine N-methyltransferase 5, putative, which yields MPIKNKYGTLKIGIECDYNEIENSDINELNPDFVVSKLFKENQINNKFNNNDLFLSKNSLNKYKVIPLFGNKFEDKDIWKKNIYGLISEWIDTDSRNVEYSNYCTDALNKELQWSSYISISNLIINMPHKICDNYARCINSYIHSYNGVSIIVKIPIAKKNYDTNNNNSYEILNGWNLWAKFISYCNFNLSNLSVGIELVNLKNIEINSLNLDIWKSESVKLIIIPLDAFISDSKNGYPHLPKKLKDLLIFFFRKNMDILLIDKKNRDFDNIEKKEVCAINTKFNSNFNFLKCCIYYLKRLFLSIENFDKDHLFDSTYWDYLQIPLQPLKDNLPSQTYEIFEKDKTKYEQYEVAISKYLSDELKKNNNNNKGSNKKFIIFVVGAGRGPLVDSALLALEKNKITNFQIYAIEKNYSAFLVLENRSLNDKWKNVKVIHSDMRYLNINEKADLIVSELLGSFGDNELFPECLDGVQKYLKDDGISIPKNCLSYIEPISCSHLYHKITQNSFTGNNEIFYVVNLYSYCKISEGSKECFYFEVPTINIKEDNTHNNRYKNINFKIKMDSYLHGFLCYFKSQLYDDIYISIEPDSHTINLHSWYPLFIPLNKIIFLKKNQNLSLSIWRLTDNHKIWYEWCINEPTTTHIHNFNARYFSIGR from the coding sequence atgcctataaaaaataaatacggAACACTAAAGATAGGAATAGAATGTGattataatgaaatagaaaattctgatataaatgaattaaatccTGATTTTGTGGTtagtaaattatttaaagagaatcaaataaataataaatttaataataatgatttgtttttatccaaaaattctttaaataagTATAAAGTGATTCCTTTATTTGGAAATAAATTTGAAGATAAGGACatatggaaaaaaaatatttatggaTTAATATCAGAATGGATTGATACAGATAGCAGAAATGTAGAATATAGTAATTATTGTACAGATGCCTTAAATAAGGAACTGCAATGGTCTAGTTATATATCTATATCTAATTTAATCATTAATATGCCACATAAAATATGTGATAATTATGCAAGATGTATTAACTCATATATTCACAGTTACAACGGGGTATcaataatagtaaaaatacCTATAgcaaaaaagaattatgatactaataataataattcttatgaaatattaaatggATGGAATTTATGGGCAAAATTTATTTCCTACTGTAATTTTAACTTGTCTAATTTGAGCGTAGGTATAGAATtagttaatttaaaaaatattgaaataaaTAGTCTAAATTTAGATATATGGAAATCAGAATCagttaaattaataattattccaCTAGATGCATTTATAAGTGACTCAAAAAATGGATATCCACATTTaccaaaaaaattaaaagacttgttaatatttttttttagaaaaaatatggaTATTTTATtgattgataaaaaaaatagagatTTTGATAATATAGAGAAAAAAGAAGTATGTGCtattaatacaaaatttaactcaaatttcaattttttgaaatgctgcatttattatttaaaaagattgtttttatctattgaaaattttgataaaGACCATTTGTTTGATAGCACTTATTGGGATTATTTACAAATACCTTTGCAGCCCTTAAAAGACAATTTGCCATCACAAACTTATGAAATATTTGAGAAAGATAAGACAAAATATGAGCAGTATGAAGTAGCCATAAGCAAGTATTTATCGGAtgaattaaagaaaaataataataataataaaggtAGCAATAAAAAGTTCATCATCTTTGTGGTAGGAGCAGGTAGAGGACCCCTTGTAGATTCTGCTTTGTTAGCccttgaaaaaaataaaataactaaTTTCCAGATTTATgcaatagaaaaaaattatagtgCTTTTTTAGTGTTAGAAAATCGCTCTTTAAATGATAAATGGAAAAATGTTAAGGTTATTCATAGTGATATGagatatttaaatataaacgAGAAAGCTGATCTAATTGTTAGTGAATTATTGGGATCTTTTGGTGACAATGAATTATTTCCTGAATGCTTAGATGGCGTACAAAAATATCTAAAAGATGACGGGATAAGTATACCAAAAAATTGTTTATCATACATTGAACCTATTTCTTGTTCTCatttatatcataaaataaCTCAGAACAGTTTTACAGGgaataatgaaattttttatgttgtAAATCTATATTCATATTGTAAAATTTCAGAAGGATCAAAAGAATGTTTCTATTTTGAAGTACCtactattaatattaaagaaGACAACACTCACAATAATcgttataaaaatattaattttaaaataaaaatggatTCATACTTGCATGGATTTTTATGCTATTTTAAAAGTCAATTATATGATGACATTTATATATCAATTGAGCCAGATTCTCATACTATAAATTTGCATAGCTGGTATCCACTTTTTATTCccttaaataaaattatatttttaaaaaaaaatcaaaactTATCTTTAAGTATTTGGAGATTAACTGATAATCACAAAATCTGGTATGAATGGTGTATTAATGAACCTACTACTACACATATTCATAATTTCAATGCCCGATATTTTTCTATAGGaagataa
- a CDS encoding polyadenylate-binding protein, putative, with protein MDLENKMEWNKNFQSNSIFVYNFPNEWMENDIKKNFMIFGTINNIIIDKDISVYAFIQFNEPESPQKAIEVMNGKEINGKFLKVTSRKIVDECLDINTTKIDSQQKSQSSNDNKKTTLFVFYLPPHWNDQDLYDKFKTFGNLESATVAKKNDKTSKGYGFVVYTDPHSAALAISNMNKVEVYTGKRLKVLLKSNSNENNKKKIKPGCTIFVFYLPNDWSDKDLKRHFSHYGNIIGATIKRETNGKSRGYGFINFENQQSAINAVAGMNGFNAGNKYLKVSIKKGEEQYLAPQYLNIDRIPNNSYTSPPPPPPPISCHGNDSSNFGNNEMYPIQNSIPNNRFNSRVSTNDIHQSFINTQYGHFPYNFFKNNEQGPYIQRTYNKTYNNMGKT; from the exons atggaTCTG GAAAACAAGATGGAAtggaataaaaattttcaatcAAATAGTATATTTGTTTATAATTTTCCGAATGAATGGATggaaaatgatataaaaaaa AACTTTATGATATTTGGaactataaataatataataatagatAAAGATATTAGTGTTTATGCTTTTATTCAATTTAATGAGCCCGAATCACCTCAAAAGGCTATTGAAGTTATGAATGGTAAAGAAATAAATGGAAAATTTTTGAAAGTTACCTCAAGAAAAATAGTAGACGAGTGCCTAGATATAAATACAACAAAAATAGATTCACAACAAAAATCacaa tcaagtaatgataataaaaaaacaacaTTGTTTGTTTTTTACCTACCTCCCCATTGGAATGATCAAGATTTATATGAT aaatttaaAACATTTGGTAATTTAGAAAGTGCCACCGtggcaaaaaaaaatgataaaacaaGTAAAGGATATGGTTTTGTTGTATATACCGATCCACATAGTGCTGCACTAGCAATATCTAATATGAATAAAGTGGAAGTATATACAGGTAAAAGGCTCAAG GTTTTATTAAAATCTAActcaaatgaaaataataagaaaaaaataaagccAGGATGCAcgatttttgtattttatttacCAAATGACTGGAGTGACAAAGACTTAAAAAGA cacTTCTCACATTATGGTAATATAATTGGGGCTACAATAAAAAGAGAAACCAATGGAAAAAGTAGAGGGTATggatttataaattttgaaaatcaGCAAAGTGCAATTAATGCTGTAGCAGGGATGAATGGTTTTAATGCaggaaataaatatttaaaagtttCTATAAAAAAGGGAGAAGAACA ATATTTAGCTCCTCAGTACTTAAATATAGATCGAATTCCTAACAAT tCTTATACATCTCCACCACCACCCCCTCCTCCTATATCGTGTCATGGAAATGATTCATCAAATTTTGGGAATAATGAAATGTATCCTATTCAAAATAGTATACCAAATAATAGGTTTAATTCTCGTGTTTCAACAAACGATATTCATCAATCCTTTATTAATACTCAATATGGTCATTTtccttataatttttttaaaaataatgaacaaGGGCCATATATTCAGAGAACTTATAACAAGACATATAACAACATGGGGAaaacataa
- the FLN gene encoding falcilysin, putative, with amino-acid sequence MKLMKVLGYINIITNCVHSILCKGDKKRYNVFTNSFIHSFNTNLHSFKAMMNKNPEWVLEKSPDHNSYDIVEKRYNSKFKMTYTVYEHKKLKTQVIALGTNDPLDVEQAFAFYVKTLTYTGKGIPHILEHSVLSGSKNYNYKDSMGLLEKGTLHTHLNAYTFNDRTVYMAGSMNNRDFYNIMGVYMDSVFQPNVINNKFIFQTEGWTYEVEKLKEEEKNEDIPKIKDYKVSYNGIVYNEMKGALSSPLADLYYEEMKHLFPDNVHSNNSGGDPKEIPDLTFEEFKEFYYKNYNPKKIKVLFFSKNNPTELLNFVDNYLNKLDLSNYRDDAVDNVNYQEYKKGPFYVEKKFGDHSEDKENLVSVSWLLNPKKSKDTDEDFSLESPIDYYALLIINNLLVHTPESVLYKALTESGLGNNVIDRGLNDSLVQYVFSIGLKGIRKNNLKNVSLDKVHYEVENIILKALKKVVQEGFNESAVEAAINNMEYVLKEANLKTSKSIDFIFEMVAQLNYNRDPLRLFEFGKYIDNIKQKIKDEPKFLEKYVEKYFINNNHRSVILLKGDENYGLEQETLEKESLKKRINNFTEEEKESIIKNFEELSEYKKAEETPEHLDKFPIISISDLNKETLEIPANIYFTNIQKENDLEEYTKAKGNEEVLKQNMDYFKNRYILKKSKDELDIKDRVMYNEGDVPVLIHEMPTNGIVYLQFAFSLDDLTLEELSYLNLFKTLILENRTNKRSSEEFVILREKNIGNMLANVAIYSTDDHLKVTGKYNAHALFNLELHVLSHKCNEALDIALEALKESDFSNKKKIIEILKRKVNEMKTKFNERGYSILMKYVKSHLNSKNFIHNLIYGYGNYLKLQEQIKLAENDFSTFEKILNRIRNKIFNKNNLIINVTSNSASLNDLFNESKYSLKKLLSYFEENEVNIENDIRWNDYIKQNKLLDKEQVKKEFFVLPTFVNSVSMSGVLFNEGEYLDPAYTVIVAALKNSYLWETVRGLNGAYGVFADIDYDGILVFLSARDPNLEKTLNTFRESAQGLRKMADSMTENDLLRYIINAIGTIDKPRRGIELSKLSFLRIITNETKEDRIEFRNRIMNTKKEDFYKFADLIEKKVSEFEKNIIIITSKEKANDYTINIDPSFKKIFIE; translated from the coding sequence atgaaattaatgaaagtattaggatatataaatataataacaaATTGCGTTCATAGCATTCTGTGCAAAGgagataaaaaaagatataatgtTTTTACAAATAGTTTTATTCATTCATTCAATACTAATTTACATTCATTTAAAGCAATGATGAATAAAAATCCAGAATGGGTACTTGAAAAATCCCCAGATCACAATAGTTATGATATTGTTGAAAAAAGGTATAATAGCAAATTTAAAATGACCTATACTGTTTAtgaacataaaaaattaaaaactcaAGTGATAGCACTTGGAACAAATGATCCATTAGATGTTGAGCAAGCTTTTGCCTTTTATGTTAAAACATTAACATATACTGGTAAAGGTATTCCACATATATTAGAACATTCTGTTTTATCAGgttcaaaaaattataattataaggATTCTATGGGATTATTAGAAAAAGGCACTTTACACACTCATTTAAATGCTTACACATTTAATGATAGAACTGTATATATGGCTGGGTCTATGAACAATCGggatttttataatatcatGGGTGTTTATATGGATAGTGTATTTCAACCAAatgttattaataataaatttatttttcaaacAGAAGGTTGGACATATGAagtagaaaaattaaaagaagaagaaaaaaatgaagatattCCCAAAATTAAAGATTATAAAGTATCATATAATGGTATTGTTTACAATGAAATGAAAGGAGCACTCAGTAGTCCTTTAGCAGATTTATATTATGAAGAAATGAAACATTTATTTCCTGATAATGTACATTCTAATAATAGTGGTGGTGATCCAAAGGAAATTCCAGACTTAACATTTGAagaatttaaagaattttattacaaaaaCTATAATCCTAAAAAAATcaaagttttattttttagtaaaaataatCCCACTGAATTATTGAATTTTGTAGACAATTATTTGAATAAACTTGATTTAAGTAATTACAGAGATGATGCAGTAGATAATGTAAATTAtcaagaatataaaaaaggtcCTTTTTATGTTGAAAAAAAGTTTGGAGATCATTCtgaagataaagaaaatttggTTTCAGTTTCTTGGCTTTTAAATCCCAAAAAGAGCAAAGATACCGATGAAGATTTTAGTTTAGAGTCCCCTATTGATTACTATGCTctgttaataataaataatttattagttCATACTCCTGAAAGTGTTTTATATAAAGCATTAACTGAGAGCGGCTTGGGAAATAATGTTATTGATAGAGGGTTGAATGATAGTTTAGTTCAATATGTTTTTAGTATAGGATTAAAAggaataagaaaaaataatttaaagaatgTTAGCTTAGATAAAGTTCATTATGAAgttgaaaatattattttaaaagctttaaaaaaagttgTTCAAGAAGGTTTTAATGAATCAGCTGTAGAAGCAGCAATAAATAACATGGAATATGTCTTAAAGGAAGCTAATCTAAAAACATCAAAAAGTATTGATTTCATTTTTGAAATGGTAGCacaattaaattataacagGGATCCTTTGAGGTTATTTGAATTTGGaaaatatatagataatattaaacaaaaaataaaggatGAACcaaaatttttagaaaaatatgtagaaaaatattttataaataataatcatCGTTCAGTTATTTTGCTCAAAGGAGATGAAAATTACGGTTTGGAACAAGAAACTTTGGAGAAGGAATcattgaaaaaaagaattaataattttactgaagaagaaaaagaatctattattaaaaattttgaagaaTTAAGTGAATACAAAAAGGCAGAAGAAACACCAGAACATTTAGACAAATTTCCCATAATAAGTATATcagatttaaataaagaaactTTAGAAATACCTgcgaatatatattttactaacatacaaaaagaaaatgatttGGAAGAGTATACAAAAGCTAAAGGAAATGAAGAGgtattaaaacaaaatatggattatttcaaaaataggtatattttaaaaaaatcaaaagatGAATTAGATATAAAAGATAGAGTCATGTATAATGAAGGGGACGTGCCTGTGCTAATACACGAAATGCCTACTAATGGAATAGTATATCTTCAATTTGCATTTTCCTTAGATGATTTAACTCTTGAAGAGTTGAGTTATttgaatttatttaaaacattGATTCTAGAAAATAGAACAAATAAGAGATCATCTGAAGAATTTGTAAttttaagagaaaaaaaCATAGGAAATATGTTAGCAAATGTTGCTATATATTCAACAGATGACCATTTAAAAGTAACTGGTAAATATAACGCACATGCGTTATTTAATTTGGAGCTACATGTTTTAAGTCATAAATGCAATGAAGCGTTAGACATTGCTTTGGAAGCTTTAAAAGAATCGGATTTTtcaaataagaaaaaaataatagaaattttaaaaagaaaagttaATGAAATGAAAACTAAATTTAATGAGAGAGGGTATTCTATATTAATGAAGTATGTAAAATCACATTTAAATTCTAAGAattttattcataatttGATATATGGTTATGGGAACTATTTAAAGTTACAAGAACAAATCAAATTAGCAGAAAATGATTTCTCaacttttgaaaaaatattaaatagaattagaaataaaatattcaataaaaataatttaataataaatgtaaCATCTAATTCAGCATCATTAAATGATTTGTTTAATGAATCAAAATAttccttaaaaaaattattatcatacTTCGAAGAGAATGAGGTTAATATTGAAAATGATATTAGATGGAATGATTatattaaacaaaataaacTATTAGATAAAGAACaagttaaaaaagaattttttgttttgccAACTTTTGTAAATTCTGTTTCAATGTCAGGTGTTTTATTCAACGAAGGAGAATATCTTGATCCAGCTTATACTGTGATTGTGGCagctttaaaaaattcttatttatGGGAAACTGTAAGAGGGTTAAATGGTGCATATGGAGTTTTTGCTGACATTGATTATGATGGAattttagtatttttatCTGCAAGAGATCCTAATTTAGAAAAGACTTTAAATACATTTAGAGAATCAGCACAAGGCTTAAGAAAAATGGCTGATAGTATGACTGAAAATGATCTACTCagatatataattaatgcTATAGGAACTATTGATAAACCACGAAGAGGTATTGAACTTAGCAAACTATCCTTTTTAAGGATTATAACAAATGAAACAAAAGAAGACAGAATTGAATTTAGAAATCGTATTATGAACACTAAAAAGGAAGATTTCTATAAATTTGCAGATttgatagaaaaaaaagtttctgaatttgaaaaaaatattattattataactaGCAAAGAAAAAGCAAATGATTACACAATTAATATTGATccaagttttaaaaaaatttttattgaatag